From Variimorphobacter saccharofermentans, one genomic window encodes:
- a CDS encoding flavodoxin family protein has product MKVAVVHGQAHKGSTYHLTQMLLDELDCNKEDVREFNINGIGQCVGCYNCILKDESLCPHRAQMAPIIEAIDQADVIIINTPNYCMGMTGQLKSFFDHMAYRWMSHRPNGNMKNKIGVAISTTAGMGASKATKDIRNQLFWWAVGKTYQIPFAVSAFSWDQIANKKKMKLTRKVKNLGWKINQKVGYVRPGVKLRLFFQMMKKMQKGLVWNIVDHDYWEKQGWI; this is encoded by the coding sequence ATGAAAGTAGCGGTGGTACATGGTCAGGCACATAAGGGAAGTACTTACCATTTGACACAGATGCTTCTGGATGAGCTGGATTGTAACAAGGAAGATGTGAGGGAGTTTAATATAAATGGAATTGGGCAGTGTGTTGGATGTTATAATTGCATCCTTAAAGATGAAAGTCTGTGCCCACATCGCGCTCAGATGGCCCCCATCATTGAGGCAATTGATCAGGCTGATGTCATTATAATAAATACACCTAACTATTGTATGGGTATGACCGGCCAACTAAAATCCTTTTTTGATCATATGGCTTATCGCTGGATGTCCCATAGACCAAATGGAAATATGAAAAATAAAATAGGAGTGGCTATTTCAACCACTGCAGGCATGGGAGCTTCAAAAGCAACCAAGGATATTCGTAATCAACTGTTTTGGTGGGCGGTCGGTAAGACCTATCAGATTCCATTTGCAGTGTCTGCATTTTCGTGGGATCAAATAGCGAACAAGAAGAAAATGAAACTAACAAGGAAGGTAAAGAACTTAGGCTGGAAAATAAATCAAAAAGTGGGATATGTAAGACCGGGAGTTAAGCTCAGACTATTTTTTCAAATGATGAAAAAAATGCAAAAAGGATTGGTGTGGAATATAGTGGATCATGATTATTGGGAAAAGCAAGGATGGATATAA
- a CDS encoding TetR/AcrR family transcriptional regulator yields the protein METKERIMMKALMLFSDRGYDGVSMRDIAAEVGIKAASIYNHFSGKEDIFSCLLSEMAIRYEQMRDNMRVPDGDMDHIAEAFADISVENLVMIARGIFLYFLNDEFAAPFRRMVTIEQYRNSIAGETYQKMFLQDAIDYEATIFASFVKEKHFVECDPYVAALHFYSPILLLLSKYDRKPEKQEEALQILDQHVKQFTELYVY from the coding sequence ATGGAAACGAAGGAGCGAATTATGATGAAAGCGCTTATGCTGTTTTCAGATAGAGGCTATGATGGTGTGTCAATGCGTGATATCGCAGCGGAAGTAGGAATTAAAGCAGCGTCAATATATAACCACTTTTCAGGGAAGGAGGATATATTTAGCTGCCTGCTTTCGGAGATGGCAATTCGCTACGAACAGATGAGAGATAATATGCGAGTGCCAGATGGTGATATGGATCATATCGCAGAAGCGTTTGCCGATATTTCTGTGGAGAACCTGGTTATGATAGCAAGAGGAATATTCTTGTATTTCTTAAATGATGAGTTTGCAGCTCCTTTTCGACGAATGGTTACCATAGAGCAATATAGAAATTCCATTGCAGGTGAAACCTATCAGAAAATGTTTCTTCAGGATGCGATTGACTACGAGGCCACTATTTTTGCAAGTTTCGTAAAAGAAAAACATTTTGTAGAATGTGATCCATATGTAGCAGCATTGCATTTTTATTCTCCGATTTTATTGTTGTTGTCAAAGTATGATCGAAAGCCTGAGAAGCAGGAAGAGGCACTGCAAATACTGGACCAGCACGTGAAGCAGTTTACAGAGCTCTATGTATATTAA
- a CDS encoding M56 family metallopeptidase: MNDLFLTILILSIICSIIIVFVAVLDKLFHKSYSRQWKYIIWAIISLRLIIPIKIDIIDIPAPINLNQLITNAESEDHDISHSANTLAINDNMDFNSDSMPVDTSFIDRTEIETMRPAGNPGRQNTISNLKSVSHPVPVQSVMGTISIIWIIGAIAFLIYHVLAYTHYKRNLFRWSNIIENQDILEQFHQLQSELNIKRNIRILTSSQLSTPILIGFLKPCIILPIENFTKEQYQFILKHELIHYKHQDLLYKIILLIANALHWFNPLIHYMVYLANIDMELYCDETLIAREDRTYRENYSMTLLKIMTSSMKNHSVLLSTNFSSKKEHVKKRFHQIMNAKPTKKGICFVAVMICLIVLMGNVFSWFGQEKVSKAGITDKPGNVVSTNTNSDQRQVINSNIADNTVSQWEDTQHILVLGIDANDTETKARADSILIVSVNPETKKISLISLLRDMYLELPNGEKDKLSSIYQIGGAELMKKTIESNFDLTIHNTVTVNMKAFEKIIDSIGGVEVELSGKEAEYLNKTNYISNKKYRTVVAGKQMLNGNQALGYVRVRKVPTLQGEREDVGRTARLRSVLMTVIKECSNQDIMELTKLLKDVLPYVITDLSAEQFLSYLKVVLENEFQTDTFVIPVEGSYTQDVKDGMSVLEPDLKANIEVLKQAFNK, encoded by the coding sequence ATGAATGATCTCTTTCTTACTATATTAATACTGAGTATAATATGCTCCATTATCATAGTATTTGTTGCCGTCCTTGATAAACTGTTTCATAAAAGCTATTCCAGGCAGTGGAAATATATTATATGGGCTATAATCAGTCTTCGTCTGATAATACCAATAAAGATTGACATTATAGACATCCCCGCACCGATAAATCTGAATCAGCTCATTACAAATGCAGAATCAGAGGATCATGATATTTCTCATTCAGCTAACACACTGGCAATTAATGATAATATGGATTTTAACTCTGATAGCATGCCGGTAGATACATCATTTATAGATCGGACAGAAATCGAAACCATGCGTCCAGCAGGTAATCCAGGAAGACAAAATACAATAAGCAACTTAAAGTCTGTGTCACATCCTGTACCGGTTCAATCTGTTATGGGTACGATTTCGATTATCTGGATAATAGGTGCAATTGCTTTTCTGATCTATCATGTATTAGCCTATACTCATTACAAAAGAAATTTATTTAGATGGAGTAATATTATTGAGAATCAGGATATATTGGAACAATTTCATCAACTTCAGTCAGAGCTTAACATAAAGCGTAACATTAGAATTCTGACCAGTAGCCAGTTGTCGACACCAATTCTAATCGGATTTCTAAAACCTTGTATTATATTACCTATTGAGAATTTTACAAAGGAGCAGTATCAATTCATCCTAAAGCATGAACTGATTCACTATAAGCATCAGGATTTGCTTTATAAAATCATATTATTGATTGCAAATGCATTACATTGGTTCAATCCGCTCATTCACTATATGGTATATCTGGCGAATATCGATATGGAATTGTATTGTGATGAAACCTTAATCGCGAGAGAAGATCGAACATATCGTGAAAATTATAGTATGACCTTACTCAAAATAATGACAAGCTCTATGAAGAATCATTCCGTATTGTTATCGACTAATTTTAGCAGTAAAAAAGAGCATGTTAAGAAACGCTTCCATCAAATAATGAATGCAAAACCGACGAAAAAAGGAATATGTTTCGTTGCAGTAATGATTTGTCTCATTGTACTTATGGGAAATGTATTCTCGTGGTTTGGTCAGGAGAAAGTCAGCAAAGCAGGAATAACGGATAAACCGGGCAATGTAGTAAGTACTAATACGAATTCCGATCAAAGACAGGTTATTAACAGTAATATCGCTGACAATACGGTTAGTCAGTGGGAAGACACACAGCATATTCTGGTGCTGGGAATTGATGCAAACGATACGGAAACCAAAGCTCGTGCAGATAGTATTCTGATTGTAAGTGTGAATCCTGAGACGAAAAAAATAAGCTTAATTTCGCTTTTGCGGGATATGTACTTAGAACTACCTAATGGGGAAAAGGATAAGTTAAGCTCCATATATCAAATTGGCGGAGCAGAGCTGATGAAAAAAACCATCGAATCGAATTTTGATCTAACCATTCATAATACGGTAACGGTTAATATGAAAGCCTTTGAGAAAATCATTGATTCCATTGGTGGTGTAGAAGTTGAGTTATCAGGGAAGGAAGCAGAATATCTGAATAAGACAAACTATATATCCAATAAGAAATATCGTACTGTGGTGGCTGGAAAGCAAATGTTGAATGGAAATCAGGCACTTGGCTATGTCCGGGTACGTAAGGTTCCGACGCTGCAAGGAGAAAGGGAGGATGTGGGGCGTACCGCTCGTTTGCGGAGTGTGCTTATGACTGTAATCAAAGAATGTAGTAATCAGGATATTATGGAACTAACAAAGTTACTAAAAGACGTATTACCCTATGTGATAACAGATTTAAGTGCGGAGCAGTTTTTGTCATACCTGAAAGTAGTATTAGAGAATGAATTTCAGACAGATACCTTCGTAATTCCGGTGGAAGGCTCCTATACACAGGATGTAAAAGATGGTATGAGCGTCCTGGAACCGGATCTTAAAGCCAATATCGAGGTATTAAAACAAGCTTTCAATAAATAA
- a CDS encoding BlaI/MecI/CopY family transcriptional regulator yields the protein MKGKEIYERLPDSELTVMQVIWEQQSPVGTGKVVEMVCEQRDWSRSTVQVLLARLEERGFIETIKKGRFKYYAPLIKKEDYLLKETKTFLEQFYSNSYKKLIASLVQDQTITEEDIDDIIHIIKDVKGGDENE from the coding sequence ATGAAAGGAAAGGAAATCTATGAAAGATTACCTGACTCCGAGTTAACCGTTATGCAGGTGATATGGGAGCAGCAAAGTCCTGTGGGAACGGGTAAGGTTGTAGAAATGGTTTGTGAGCAAAGGGATTGGTCCCGTTCTACGGTTCAGGTACTGCTAGCTCGTCTGGAGGAACGCGGATTTATTGAAACAATTAAAAAAGGCAGATTTAAGTATTATGCCCCATTAATTAAGAAAGAGGACTATTTATTAAAAGAGACAAAAACCTTTCTGGAACAATTTTATAGTAATTCATATAAAAAGCTAATCGCATCTTTGGTGCAGGATCAAACAATTACAGAAGAGGATATTGATGACATTATCCATATTATTAAGGATGTGAAGGGAGGGGATGAAAATGAATGA
- a CDS encoding AraC family transcriptional regulator, with amino-acid sequence MDWIERLNSAVNYIEENIGDNIDLNKVARIACCSVYHFQRMFAYMANIPLSEYIRRRRMSLAAVDLQNGSKVIDVAVKYGYDSPTAFNRAFKSLHGISPSQAKEEGVSLLAYPPISFQISIKGVRAMNYRVEKKEAFRIVGISEPLEMEIEKNFEIVPKMWGNAAANGTIMKLAGFMDGAILGLLGISSCDEADNWRYYIGVESSKPLEGELEELIVPQATWAIFAGEGNNQSIQELERRIVTEWLPNSGYEYGNAPDIEVYLSADPNNAKYEVWIPVVKKES; translated from the coding sequence ATGGATTGGATTGAGAGACTGAATAGTGCAGTGAATTATATTGAGGAAAATATCGGTGACAATATCGACCTGAATAAGGTTGCAAGGATAGCATGTTGTTCCGTATATCACTTTCAAAGAATGTTTGCATACATGGCTAACATTCCATTATCGGAATACATACGTCGAAGGAGAATGTCATTGGCTGCTGTAGATTTGCAGAATGGCAGTAAAGTGATTGATGTTGCCGTAAAATATGGATATGATTCGCCGACAGCTTTTAACAGAGCGTTCAAAAGCTTACATGGAATATCGCCATCACAAGCAAAAGAAGAGGGTGTATCTCTGCTTGCGTATCCACCTATTAGCTTCCAAATATCAATTAAGGGAGTTAGAGCAATGAATTACAGAGTAGAAAAAAAAGAAGCATTTCGAATTGTAGGAATATCTGAACCATTGGAAATGGAGATTGAGAAGAATTTTGAGATTGTTCCGAAAATGTGGGGCAATGCTGCGGCGAATGGGACTATCATGAAGCTTGCCGGATTCATGGATGGAGCAATATTAGGATTGTTAGGTATAAGCTCCTGCGATGAGGCAGATAATTGGAGATACTATATTGGAGTAGAAAGCAGTAAGCCATTAGAGGGGGAATTAGAAGAGCTGATAGTTCCGCAAGCAACCTGGGCAATCTTTGCGGGAGAAGGTAATAATCAGTCCATACAGGAATTAGAAAGAAGAATTGTCACAGAATGGCTTCCTAATTCGGGATATGAATATGGTAATGCACCTGATATTGAAGTATACTTAAGTGCGGATCCCAATAATGCAAAATATGAGGTATGGATACCGGTTGTAAAGAAGGAGAGCTGA
- a CDS encoding pyridoxamine 5'-phosphate oxidase family protein, with product MGLFEKSMNILTELFGQDFLFSLATVKDQKPAVRVIDTYCEDGIFWVVTHALSNKVKEIEANSNVALCNNFYSFTGNTYNVGHPLKEENRQIREKLIKVFEPWYYAHNDENDNNMCYVRIDLTNGFFHKDGKGYKVDFVNKTAEEFPFAPAVEVD from the coding sequence ATGGGGTTATTTGAAAAAAGTATGAATATACTTACAGAATTATTTGGTCAGGATTTTCTATTTTCATTGGCTACAGTTAAGGATCAAAAGCCGGCAGTCAGAGTTATTGATACCTATTGTGAGGATGGTATTTTTTGGGTGGTAACCCATGCTTTATCGAATAAAGTAAAGGAAATCGAAGCAAATTCCAATGTCGCTCTATGTAATAATTTCTATTCCTTTACGGGAAATACATATAATGTAGGACATCCTTTAAAGGAGGAGAACAGACAAATCAGAGAGAAATTAATCAAGGTATTTGAACCTTGGTATTATGCACATAACGATGAAAATGATAATAATATGTGTTATGTAAGAATTGACCTAACCAATGGCTTCTTTCACAAGGATGGGAAAGGCTATAAGGTTGATTTTGTAAATAAAACCGCAGAGGAATTCCCATTTGCTCCAGCAGTAGAGGTTGATTAA
- a CDS encoding Y-family DNA polymerase, which translates to MEYTRTTSQGNLYIAIDLKSFYASVECIDRGLNPLTTNLVVADPSRTEKTICLAVSPSLKAYGIPGRARLFEVQQKLKEVKQRTGKEVEYIIAPPRMARYIEVSAEIYATYLKYISPEDIHVYSIDECFMDVTNYLKLYQMSAKELVVKMIHDVLERTGITATAGIGTNLYLSKIAMDIVAKHVEPDASGVRIAELDELTYRRLLWNHKPITDFWRIGGGIAKRLEKNGLYTMGDIARISIHNEDLLYKMIGIDAELLIDHAWGYEPCTMKEIKSYKPSTNSISSGQVLQHPYDFSQTRIVVQEMTDLLVLDLVEKGLVTDSLTLTIGYDRSNVDEGAYEGEIIYDRYGRAIPKSAHGTANLGTTSSSTKKIMTAMLELYDRIVSKELMVRRVTVSANNLVEEKYEQYDLFMDPVEQAKERKMQEAMLAIKKKFGKNAILKGINFEEGATTIERNNQIGGHKA; encoded by the coding sequence ATGGAATACACAAGAACAACAAGCCAAGGGAATCTATATATTGCCATAGATTTAAAATCCTTTTATGCCTCAGTTGAGTGTATTGATCGAGGATTGAATCCTCTGACAACCAACCTTGTGGTAGCGGATCCGTCTCGTACTGAGAAAACTATATGTCTTGCAGTATCGCCATCCTTGAAGGCTTATGGCATACCTGGCAGAGCACGACTCTTTGAAGTTCAACAGAAGCTAAAGGAAGTGAAGCAACGCACGGGGAAAGAGGTGGAGTATATCATAGCGCCACCTAGGATGGCTCGCTATATCGAAGTGTCGGCAGAAATATATGCAACCTATTTGAAGTATATCAGCCCAGAAGATATTCATGTATATAGCATTGATGAATGCTTTATGGATGTGACCAATTATCTTAAGCTTTATCAGATGTCTGCCAAGGAACTGGTAGTGAAAATGATTCATGATGTATTGGAGAGGACTGGAATCACTGCAACTGCAGGTATAGGAACGAACCTGTATCTGAGTAAGATTGCCATGGATATCGTAGCAAAGCACGTTGAGCCTGATGCAAGCGGTGTACGTATTGCTGAGCTTGATGAGCTGACCTATCGTAGATTATTATGGAATCATAAACCGATTACTGACTTTTGGAGAATAGGTGGAGGCATCGCCAAGCGACTTGAAAAGAACGGCCTTTATACAATGGGTGATATCGCCAGAATTTCAATACACAATGAGGATTTATTATATAAAATGATTGGCATTGATGCGGAGTTATTGATTGATCATGCATGGGGATACGAACCGTGTACTATGAAAGAAATCAAAAGCTATAAACCAAGTACAAACAGCATCTCTTCCGGACAAGTATTGCAACATCCGTACGATTTTAGTCAAACCAGAATCGTTGTACAGGAAATGACGGACTTACTGGTACTTGACCTTGTGGAGAAAGGATTGGTGACGGATAGTCTTACGTTAACCATCGGCTATGATAGAAGTAATGTGGATGAAGGAGCATACGAGGGTGAGATTATCTATGACCGATATGGAAGGGCAATTCCTAAGTCTGCACATGGTACTGCGAACCTTGGAACGACAAGCAGCAGTACGAAGAAAATCATGACAGCGATGCTGGAGCTTTATGATCGAATCGTATCGAAGGAGCTTATGGTAAGACGAGTGACGGTCTCTGCGAATAATCTGGTAGAGGAGAAATATGAACAGTATGATTTATTTATGGATCCGGTAGAACAGGCAAAGGAACGTAAAATGCAGGAGGCCATGCTTGCCATTAAGAAAAAGTTTGGAAAGAATGCCATATTGAAAGGCATAAATTTCGAAGAGGGTGCTACCACGATTGAACGAAACAATCAAATTGGTGGCCATAAAGCATAG
- the recD2 gene encoding SF1B family DNA helicase RecD2, with amino-acid sequence MAKIRCVVERITYQNPENGYTVLKVNVKGYDDLVTVVGSLLDANVGSVLLIEGDWKMDAKYGKQFMAHKWEETMPATIYGIEKYLGSGLIKGVGPKFAKRIVHKFGTDTINVIEDNPDSLIEVEGIGKKRVQMIKESWERQKEVKNIMLFLQDHGVSTSFAAKIYKVYGNESIDKVKENPYRLADDIWGIGFKTADSIAEKLGYGKETYVRLRSGIMYTLSELADDGHVFAEKEQLIERAVELLEAESEYIIMTMDHMLKEKDLIQDEDAIYLPPFYYAEIGTANKLLKLAAQPANDKLWVRLIQARRDTGNENLSIDVERIESTVNMKYDEIQADAIRQAALAKVMVLTGGPGTGKTTTTQGIIAAYRAYGLKILLAAPTGRAAKRMTEATGLEAKTIHRLLECKPPEGYQKNEENPLEGDVLIVDECSMIDIILMNSLLKAIPPNMRLILVGDIDQLPSVGAGNVLRDIIESDQFPVIRLTRIFRQAQTSRIIMNAHKINGGKMPDISNGKDSDFFFIQKEEAEDTVSEIVKLVKYNLPQYYKTPSSMIQVLTPMQRGIVGATNLNIALQEALNPAGEGLRRSGSVFRVEDKVMQIRNNYEKEVFNGDIGIVTSIDLEDRSLRIDFDGRQIQYDVTELDEIVLAYATTIHKAQGSEYPIVVMPILMNHYVMLQRNLIYTGITRAKNVLIMVGNKKALAYAVNNVTVTKRNTLLKERLAGYRANPNI; translated from the coding sequence GTGGCTAAAATACGATGTGTCGTGGAACGAATTACATATCAAAATCCAGAGAATGGTTATACTGTTCTGAAAGTAAATGTCAAAGGATATGATGATTTGGTTACCGTCGTAGGAAGCCTTCTGGATGCTAATGTGGGTTCGGTTCTTCTAATTGAGGGTGATTGGAAGATGGATGCGAAGTATGGAAAGCAGTTTATGGCTCATAAATGGGAAGAAACCATGCCTGCAACCATCTACGGTATTGAAAAATACCTAGGAAGCGGTTTGATTAAAGGAGTTGGACCGAAGTTTGCCAAAAGAATTGTTCATAAGTTTGGTACGGATACAATTAATGTTATTGAAGATAATCCGGATAGCCTGATTGAAGTTGAAGGTATTGGGAAAAAACGTGTCCAGATGATTAAAGAAAGCTGGGAGCGGCAAAAAGAGGTAAAGAATATTATGCTTTTTTTGCAGGATCATGGTGTTAGTACCTCTTTTGCAGCGAAGATATATAAGGTTTATGGTAATGAAAGCATAGATAAGGTAAAAGAAAATCCCTATCGATTGGCAGATGATATATGGGGAATTGGCTTTAAGACAGCGGATAGTATCGCAGAAAAGCTTGGATATGGAAAAGAGACTTATGTGCGCCTGCGAAGCGGTATTATGTATACGTTGAGTGAACTAGCTGATGATGGACATGTATTTGCTGAGAAGGAGCAACTGATTGAAAGAGCTGTGGAACTATTAGAGGCTGAATCGGAATATATCATAATGACAATGGATCATATGCTAAAGGAAAAGGATCTGATACAGGATGAGGATGCCATTTACCTTCCGCCTTTTTATTATGCTGAAATCGGTACTGCCAATAAGTTGTTAAAGCTGGCTGCACAGCCAGCAAATGATAAGCTGTGGGTGAGGCTTATACAGGCGCGAAGAGATACAGGAAATGAGAATCTGTCCATAGATGTGGAGAGAATCGAATCTACGGTTAATATGAAATATGACGAAATTCAGGCAGATGCCATCCGACAGGCAGCACTAGCCAAGGTAATGGTATTGACAGGAGGTCCAGGAACAGGAAAAACCACTACTACCCAGGGAATTATTGCAGCATATCGTGCTTATGGACTTAAGATTTTACTGGCTGCTCCCACTGGAAGGGCTGCTAAACGGATGACAGAAGCAACCGGATTAGAAGCGAAAACCATCCATCGACTGCTAGAATGCAAACCGCCGGAGGGCTATCAAAAGAATGAAGAGAATCCATTGGAGGGGGATGTACTGATTGTAGACGAGTGTTCTATGATAGATATCATTCTTATGAATTCTCTGTTAAAAGCGATTCCACCGAATATGAGACTGATTTTAGTTGGAGATATTGATCAGCTTCCATCCGTAGGAGCAGGTAATGTATTAAGAGATATTATTGAATCAGACCAGTTTCCGGTAATTCGACTGACCAGAATCTTTAGACAGGCACAGACTAGCCGCATTATCATGAATGCTCATAAAATAAATGGAGGAAAGATGCCGGACATATCCAATGGAAAGGATTCAGATTTCTTTTTTATACAGAAGGAAGAGGCGGAGGATACTGTCTCTGAAATTGTAAAATTGGTGAAGTATAATCTTCCGCAATACTATAAAACACCTTCCTCTATGATACAGGTTCTGACACCGATGCAAAGAGGTATTGTAGGTGCGACCAATTTAAATATCGCATTGCAGGAGGCACTCAATCCTGCGGGAGAAGGACTTCGTCGAAGCGGTTCTGTTTTCCGCGTTGAGGATAAGGTAATGCAGATTAGGAATAATTATGAGAAAGAGGTTTTTAACGGGGATATTGGGATTGTAACGTCCATTGATTTGGAAGACCGTTCATTAAGGATTGATTTTGATGGCAGGCAGATCCAGTATGATGTGACGGAGTTGGATGAAATCGTGCTTGCCTATGCTACTACAATCCATAAGGCCCAAGGTTCCGAGTATCCCATTGTGGTCATGCCTATTCTTATGAATCACTATGTGATGCTTCAACGAAACCTGATATATACAGGGATTACCAGAGCAAAGAACGTTCTGATCATGGTGGGAAACAAGAAGGCGCTTGCTTATGCTGTTAATAATGTTACAGTTACTAAGCGAAACACGTTATTGAAAGAACGTCTGGCGGGCTATAGGGCTAATCCGAATATTTAA
- a CDS encoding CPBP family intramembrane glutamic endopeptidase, producing MKEVFSKKHPYIAAVLFGLLCTFMTALGTAIPQIAGLKTNERLIVTTIFLIISIVIGFFLMYKSRYKLSEYGFRKYKNDTNHRVWWYIPLIAVEILPIAIAGILPGITVLQYIILLLFTVAVGFNEEIYFRGLALKTIEIKGSKPAIIWSSIIFGILHLANALNGKNALYLVLQMIFAFLVGWVLAEIVSITKSIWIVIIWHAAHDYISSITGETLDTTALIILAIQVGILLVYAAFIWREMKAE from the coding sequence ATGAAAGAAGTATTTTCAAAGAAGCATCCATATATAGCTGCTGTTCTATTCGGATTGCTTTGCACATTTATGACAGCGTTAGGGACAGCAATCCCACAAATAGCGGGATTAAAAACAAATGAACGATTGATTGTAACAACAATATTTCTTATAATATCAATTGTAATTGGATTTTTTTTGATGTATAAATCAAGATATAAGCTTTCAGAATATGGTTTTCGAAAATATAAGAATGATACAAATCATAGAGTTTGGTGGTATATTCCGTTAATAGCGGTAGAAATACTCCCCATTGCAATTGCCGGCATCCTCCCGGGGATCACAGTTTTACAGTATATTATCTTATTATTATTTACGGTTGCGGTTGGTTTCAATGAGGAAATCTATTTTAGAGGACTAGCACTTAAGACTATTGAAATTAAAGGAAGTAAGCCAGCCATTATCTGGTCCTCTATTATATTCGGAATTCTACATCTTGCCAATGCACTGAATGGTAAGAATGCATTATATCTTGTATTACAAATGATTTTTGCGTTTCTGGTAGGATGGGTACTTGCTGAAATAGTAAGTATTACAAAAAGCATATGGATCGTAATAATATGGCATGCTGCTCACGATTATATTTCCAGCATTACGGGTGAAACCCTTGATACGACAGCACTCATTATTCTTGCAATTCAAGTGGGGATCCTATTGGTATATGCTGCATTTATATGGAGAGAGATGAAAGCAGAATAG
- a CDS encoding TetR/AcrR family transcriptional regulator has protein sequence MPPKIKVTEDEIINVALRIVREKGIESLNARDLAKELGCSVHPIFRAYQSMEGLRIAVYRKAEDIYNERMLSAGEHTEDGFLSIGLAYIDFAKNEKNLFKLLFMTDQFREQSIMDIVGNTKGDDEVINLLRQMTGLSVKAVKELYAGMWITTHGIASMFATNNCRFSDEENRRLLNNSFMGLILKLKNEEEQ, from the coding sequence TTGCCACCGAAAATTAAGGTTACGGAAGATGAGATTATCAATGTAGCTCTTCGTATTGTTAGGGAGAAGGGAATAGAAAGCCTGAATGCACGTGATTTAGCGAAGGAGCTTGGGTGCTCAGTCCATCCGATATTTCGAGCATATCAATCTATGGAAGGTCTGAGGATCGCTGTATATCGAAAGGCTGAGGACATTTATAATGAACGTATGTTAAGTGCAGGAGAACATACAGAGGATGGTTTTCTTAGTATTGGACTAGCCTATATTGATTTCGCAAAAAATGAGAAGAACCTGTTCAAACTGTTATTTATGACGGATCAGTTTCGTGAGCAAAGCATCATGGATATTGTAGGGAATACAAAAGGAGATGATGAAGTAATTAACTTACTACGGCAGATGACGGGATTGAGTGTAAAGGCCGTCAAAGAGTTATATGCGGGAATGTGGATTACTACTCACGGAATAGCTTCCATGTTTGCTACGAATAATTGTCGATTTAGTGATGAAGAAAACAGAAGATTATTAAATAATTCATTCATGGGTTTAATACTAAAGCTTAAAAATGAGGAGGAACAATAA
- a CDS encoding helix-turn-helix domain-containing protein: MDQKRTGRLIAESRNLIGLTQRELAEKIGISDKTISKWECGKSMPDISYLDALCRSLNLSINEIISGERLSETNYSVKAEENIMSLMKENEKAKKKSTLRSIVGILITFLGLFLMLNFTPLGLPNTFLYFIDPVTFLCIALFSVAGVLLSGRKTYSDILEVLQKIAIPNGILITFISIIIILRQLNDMNTLGPNIAVCMITILYSVLEYLIVFFFRQHFLDK, translated from the coding sequence ATGGATCAAAAAAGAACAGGAAGACTTATTGCCGAATCAAGAAATCTGATTGGGCTTACTCAGAGGGAACTTGCAGAGAAAATCGGAATTAGTGACAAGACCATTTCCAAGTGGGAATGTGGTAAAAGTATGCCAGATATTTCTTACCTGGATGCATTATGCCGTTCTCTTAACCTTAGTATAAATGAAATAATTTCTGGTGAGCGCTTATCAGAGACAAATTATTCTGTAAAAGCGGAGGAAAATATTATGTCTCTTATGAAAGAAAACGAAAAAGCAAAAAAGAAATCTACCCTAAGAAGTATTGTAGGAATCTTGATTACCTTCCTAGGACTGTTTCTGATGCTTAATTTTACACCCTTAGGTCTTCCGAATACGTTTCTATATTTTATCGATCCCGTTACATTTTTGTGCATCGCTTTGTTTAGTGTGGCAGGAGTATTACTGTCGGGTAGAAAAACCTATTCGGACATCCTGGAGGTACTGCAAAAAATCGCTATTCCAAATGGTATCTTAATCACTTTTATTTCCATAATAATTATTTTGAGACAGCTTAATGATATGAATACTCTTGGTCCTAATATAGCGGTGTGTATGATTACGATTTTATACTCTGTACTAGAGTACCTGATTGTCTTTTTCTTTAGGCAACACTTTCTCGACAAGTAA